One window from the genome of Sphaerotilus microaerophilus encodes:
- a CDS encoding aspartate aminotransferase family protein has translation MSSSLDAYWMPFTANRQFKKAPRLLARAEGMHYWTDDGRQILDGVAGLWCVNAGHARPKIVQAIQAQAAQMDYAPPFQMAHPQAFELADRLAKLAPPGLNRVFFTNSGSESVETALKIAIAYQRARGEGTRTRLIGRERGYHGVNFGGISVGGIVANRKAFGTLLAGVDHIRHTHDPARNAFSVGQPEHGADLADDLERLVALHDASTIAAVIVEPVAGSTGVLIPPQGYLQRLRDICDRHGILLIFDEVITGFGRTGQPFAAQTFGVTPDLITTAKGITNGAVPMGAVLVKQAIHDTFMNGPEHLIELFHGYTYSAHPLACAAGLGTLDTYADEGLLTQAGELQGYFAEAVHSLRGCAHVIDIRNIGLVGGIELAPRPGEPGKRAFDVFLDCYERGVLIRTTGDTIALSPPLIIERGQIDQIVDTLRGAINRVA, from the coding sequence ATGAGCAGCTCCCTCGACGCCTACTGGATGCCCTTCACCGCCAACCGCCAGTTCAAGAAGGCCCCGCGCCTGCTGGCCCGTGCCGAGGGGATGCATTACTGGACCGATGACGGCCGCCAGATCCTGGACGGCGTGGCCGGCCTCTGGTGCGTCAACGCCGGCCACGCGCGGCCGAAGATTGTGCAGGCCATCCAGGCGCAGGCGGCGCAAATGGACTACGCGCCGCCCTTCCAGATGGCCCACCCGCAGGCCTTTGAACTGGCCGACCGGCTGGCGAAGCTGGCCCCGCCGGGGCTGAATCGCGTGTTCTTCACCAACTCCGGGTCCGAGTCGGTCGAGACGGCGCTGAAAATTGCCATCGCCTACCAACGCGCCCGCGGCGAAGGCACCCGCACCCGGCTGATCGGCCGTGAGCGGGGCTACCACGGGGTCAACTTCGGCGGCATCTCGGTGGGTGGCATCGTGGCCAACCGCAAGGCCTTCGGCACGCTGCTGGCCGGGGTGGACCACATCCGCCACACGCACGACCCGGCGCGCAACGCCTTCAGCGTGGGCCAGCCCGAGCATGGGGCGGACCTCGCCGATGACCTGGAGCGGCTGGTGGCGCTGCACGACGCATCCACTATTGCCGCGGTGATCGTGGAGCCGGTGGCGGGTTCCACCGGCGTGCTGATCCCGCCGCAGGGCTACCTGCAGCGCCTGCGCGACATCTGCGACCGGCACGGCATCCTGCTGATCTTCGACGAGGTCATCACCGGTTTCGGGCGCACCGGGCAGCCCTTTGCGGCACAGACCTTTGGCGTCACGCCGGACCTCATCACCACCGCCAAGGGCATCACCAACGGGGCGGTGCCGATGGGCGCGGTGCTCGTGAAGCAGGCGATCCACGACACCTTCATGAACGGGCCGGAGCACCTGATCGAGCTGTTCCACGGCTACACCTACTCGGCCCACCCGCTGGCCTGCGCCGCCGGCCTGGGCACGCTGGACACCTATGCCGACGAGGGCCTGCTCACCCAGGCCGGCGAGCTGCAGGGCTACTTTGCCGAGGCGGTGCACTCACTGCGCGGCTGCGCCCACGTGATCGACATCCGCAACATCGGCCTGGTCGGCGGCATCGAGCTGGCGCCGCGCCCGGGCGAGCCGGGCAAGCGGGCCTTCGACGTGTTCCTGGACTGCTACGAGCGTGGTGTGCTGATCCGCACCACGGGCGACACCATCGCGCTGTCACCGCCGCTGATCATCGAGCGCGGCCAGATCGACCAGATCGTGGACACGCTGCGCGGTGCGATCAACCGGGTGGCCTGA
- a CDS encoding Lrp/AsnC family transcriptional regulator codes for MRDIKNALQLDAIDRHILAELQRDGKLSNVELAQRVHLSPSACLRRVRQLEEEGVIAQYVALLNPKAVGQHGTSFTIINLETMSNQLLGAFEQAVRDEPRVLDCYYVAGSNDYLIRFAYRDAEDLERFHTEVLMHLPGVARSNSMLVLRTVKKTTALAV; via the coding sequence ATGCGAGACATCAAAAACGCTCTGCAATTGGATGCGATCGACCGGCACATCCTGGCCGAGCTGCAGCGCGACGGCAAACTCTCCAACGTCGAGTTGGCACAGCGCGTGCACCTCTCGCCGTCAGCCTGCCTGCGCCGGGTGCGCCAGCTGGAGGAGGAGGGCGTGATCGCCCAGTACGTCGCCCTGCTCAACCCCAAGGCGGTGGGGCAACACGGCACCAGCTTCACCATCATCAACCTGGAGACGATGAGCAACCAACTGCTCGGCGCCTTCGAGCAGGCGGTGCGCGACGAGCCCCGCGTGCTGGACTGCTACTACGTCGCCGGCTCCAACGACTACCTGATCCGCTTCGCCTACCGCGACGCCGAGGACCTGGAGCGCTTCCACACCGAGGTGCTGATGCACCTACCGGGCGTGGCGCGCTCCAACTCCATGCTGGTGCTGCGCACCGTCAAGAAGACCACCGCGCTGGCGGTGTGA
- a CDS encoding hemerythrin domain-containing protein, which translates to MSVTATASAAPATVTAVTATAFEALDSCHREVLKTLDELARLIDHLEDKGVDSEAQTLAADIVKFFNENGRQHHLDEERMIFPGLLASADAELVQHVQRLQQDHGWLEEDWLELEPQLEAISKGYSWYQLDGLRAALPVFKALYLDHIDLEESLIYPEAKKQMAAPADAGSGRDGAASRRRAKA; encoded by the coding sequence ATGTCCGTGACTGCCACTGCGTCTGCTGCCCCCGCCACTGTCACCGCCGTCACGGCGACCGCGTTCGAGGCGCTGGACAGCTGCCACCGGGAGGTGCTGAAGACCCTGGACGAGTTGGCCCGCCTGATCGATCACCTGGAAGACAAGGGCGTGGATAGCGAGGCGCAGACGCTGGCTGCGGACATCGTCAAGTTCTTCAACGAGAACGGGCGCCAGCACCACCTCGATGAAGAGCGCATGATCTTCCCGGGGCTGCTCGCCAGCGCCGATGCGGAACTGGTGCAGCACGTGCAACGCCTGCAGCAGGACCATGGCTGGCTGGAAGAGGATTGGCTGGAACTGGAGCCGCAGCTGGAGGCGATTTCCAAGGGCTACAGCTGGTACCAGCTCGACGGGCTGCGCGCCGCGCTGCCGGTCTTCAAGGCGCTGTACCTGGACCACATCGACCTGGAAGAGTCGCTGATCTACCCCGAGGCCAAGAAGCAGATGGCGGCCCCGGCGGATGCCGGCAGCGGCCGTGACGGTGCGGCAAGCCGCCGTCGGGCCAAGGCCTGA
- a CDS encoding agmatinase: MTDFAFRSAANFLKAPSASAGQRYALAGIAWDGAVTNRPGARFGPRAIRQASHMLCDGIHPLFDVSPLDAGGAGGLPWLGDLGDLPLPNTALPALRAALELQVAALLPQHHMVWLGGDHAVTLSLLRAYRAWLGRPLAVLHFDAHCDTWADHFGEPSGHGTWVSEAFDEGLVLPELFTQIGIRSSGERSAREYVADRGGRIHTARALRGVDRPAELVAIAEDLRQRWRAAGEPPLYLSLDIDCLDPAFAPGTGTPEPGGLSSHQVLSLLEALADLPWVGMDCVEVAPAYDHAEITSLAAATLVWTYLCGHIRHHGTSAGHA; this comes from the coding sequence ATGACCGACTTCGCCTTCCGCAGCGCCGCCAACTTCCTCAAGGCTCCTTCGGCCTCGGCCGGGCAGCGCTATGCGCTGGCGGGCATCGCCTGGGATGGGGCGGTGACCAACCGGCCGGGGGCGCGGTTCGGGCCGCGCGCGATCCGGCAGGCCAGCCACATGCTGTGCGATGGCATTCACCCGCTGTTCGATGTCAGCCCGCTGGATGCGGGTGGGGCAGGTGGCCTGCCCTGGTTGGGCGACCTGGGCGACCTGCCGCTGCCCAACACGGCGCTGCCGGCGCTGCGCGCGGCGCTGGAGCTCCAGGTGGCGGCGCTGTTGCCGCAGCACCACATGGTCTGGCTGGGGGGGGACCATGCGGTGACGCTCAGCCTGTTGCGGGCCTACCGCGCCTGGCTGGGTCGGCCACTGGCGGTGCTGCACTTTGATGCGCACTGCGACACCTGGGCGGACCACTTCGGTGAGCCGAGCGGGCATGGCACCTGGGTGAGCGAGGCCTTCGATGAGGGGCTGGTGCTGCCGGAGCTGTTCACGCAGATCGGCATCCGCTCGTCCGGCGAGCGCTCGGCGCGGGAGTACGTGGCCGACCGGGGCGGTCGCATTCACACGGCGCGTGCGCTGCGCGGGGTCGACCGGCCCGCTGAGCTGGTTGCCATTGCGGAGGATCTGCGCCAGCGCTGGCGCGCGGCCGGCGAGCCGCCGCTCTACCTGAGCCTGGACATCGACTGCCTGGACCCGGCCTTTGCCCCGGGCACCGGCACGCCCGAGCCGGGTGGGCTGAGCAGCCACCAGGTGCTCAGCCTGCTGGAAGCGCTGGCCGACCTGCCGTGGGTGGGCATGGACTGCGTGGAAGTGGCGCCGGCCTATGATCACGCGGAGATCACCTCGCTGGCAGCGGCAACGCTGGTGTGGACCTACCTGTGCGGGCACATCCGACACCACGGGACGTCGGCAGGCCACGCCTGA